The Desulfurellaceae bacterium genome includes a window with the following:
- a CDS encoding type I restriction endonuclease subunit R gives MSFDATEKYQSQIPALQLLVALGFRPLSQAEALALRGGRLRNVILDEVLTEQLLRLNRFTHRGREYAFDLEDAHEAIRRLKPTPDRLKGLRGTNQDIYDTLVLGTTITKTIDGDSKSYSFRYVDWDTPDNNVYHVTAEMAVERTGSTQTRRCDIVAFVNGIPFVVIENKRPTASLKKADSQLIGYQGEDNIPQLFHFAQLLLSLNRREARYATVGTPRKFWQAWREEDDERLAELAAAEPNAAERAALVGALEDDTPLAEPPVRLQGLIDRPLAVAEAQAVYAGGLADARAHFEALAAEGGRAITAQDRAIFALCRPARLLDLVRRFTVFDGGVRKIARHQQFFAVCRAVERVKQFDTAGRRRGGVIWHTQGSGKSLSMVMLGRALALDHDIPNPRIVIVTDRDDLDRQIRDTFRSCEMEPVRATSGAHLLKLIRNKTSLVTTIINKFDIAARSGAAADEDPNIFVLVDESHRSQTGRYGGHGELAMKMRRILPRACYLGFTGTPLLHKEKNTLSTFGGLIDTYAIDEAVADEAVVPLLYEGRIVAQRLTPDMIDRWFEKLSGGLNERQRADLKRKFSRMDALAKTDQAIRAKALDISEHFRRYWQGSGFKAQLVAPSKAAAVRFKAALDALGQVSSAIVISPPDDNEGNEEVDSASQDLVRAFWTRMMAQYGTEGEYNRRIIDAFKGPGEPEILIVVSKLLTGFDAPRNAVLYVCKSLREHTLLQAIARVNRLYEEDGLEKQFGFIVDYEGLLGELDKALSTYTAFQGFDAADLTGTLHDVREHIRRLPQLHDQLWDLFRPVRNTRDMEQGCPSGLLRTAARLWPLSAHCALVAQGA, from the coding sequence ATGAGCTTCGACGCGACCGAAAAATATCAGTCCCAAATCCCGGCTCTGCAACTCCTGGTGGCGTTGGGCTTCAGGCCGCTCTCTCAGGCTGAGGCGCTGGCCTTGCGCGGCGGGCGGCTGCGCAACGTCATCCTCGACGAGGTGCTGACCGAGCAGCTGCTGCGGCTCAACCGGTTCACGCATCGCGGCCGCGAGTATGCCTTCGATCTCGAAGACGCCCATGAGGCGATACGTCGGCTGAAGCCCACGCCCGACCGGCTCAAGGGCCTGCGCGGCACCAATCAGGACATCTATGACACGCTCGTGCTGGGTACGACCATTACCAAGACCATTGACGGAGACTCGAAGTCGTACTCGTTCCGCTATGTCGATTGGGACACGCCGGACAACAACGTGTATCACGTGACCGCAGAGATGGCGGTCGAGCGAACCGGCAGCACCCAGACCCGCCGCTGTGACATTGTCGCCTTCGTCAACGGCATCCCCTTTGTGGTCATCGAAAACAAACGACCGACCGCAAGCCTGAAAAAGGCTGACAGCCAGCTGATCGGCTACCAGGGTGAGGACAACATCCCGCAGCTGTTCCACTTCGCCCAGCTGCTGCTGAGCCTGAACCGGCGCGAGGCGCGCTACGCAACGGTCGGCACGCCACGCAAGTTCTGGCAGGCGTGGCGCGAGGAGGACGATGAGCGGCTGGCCGAGCTGGCTGCGGCAGAGCCGAACGCGGCCGAACGGGCGGCCCTGGTCGGCGCGCTTGAGGACGACACGCCGCTGGCTGAGCCGCCGGTCCGCTTGCAGGGCTTGATTGACCGGCCGCTGGCGGTGGCCGAAGCCCAGGCTGTGTATGCCGGCGGGCTGGCCGACGCGCGGGCGCATTTCGAGGCGCTGGCGGCCGAGGGCGGACGCGCCATCACGGCTCAGGACCGCGCCATCTTCGCCCTGTGCCGGCCCGCACGCCTGCTCGATCTGGTACGACGCTTCACCGTCTTTGACGGCGGCGTGCGCAAGATCGCCCGTCACCAGCAGTTCTTCGCCGTTTGCAGGGCCGTGGAGCGGGTCAAGCAGTTCGACACGGCCGGCCGTCGCAGGGGCGGCGTCATCTGGCACACCCAGGGCTCGGGCAAGTCGCTGAGCATGGTCATGCTGGGCCGCGCCCTGGCGCTCGACCACGACATTCCCAACCCGCGCATCGTCATCGTGACCGACCGTGACGACCTCGACCGGCAGATCAGGGATACCTTCCGGTCGTGCGAAATGGAGCCGGTCCGGGCGACCAGCGGCGCGCATCTGCTCAAGCTGATCCGCAACAAGACGTCACTGGTCACCACCATCATCAACAAATTCGACATTGCGGCGCGGAGCGGCGCAGCGGCCGACGAAGACCCCAACATCTTCGTGCTGGTGGATGAGAGCCACCGCAGCCAGACCGGCCGCTACGGCGGGCACGGCGAGCTGGCCATGAAGATGCGGCGCATCCTGCCCAGGGCCTGCTACCTCGGCTTTACCGGCACGCCGCTGCTGCACAAGGAGAAGAACACCCTGTCCACCTTCGGCGGGCTTATCGACACCTACGCCATAGACGAGGCGGTTGCCGACGAAGCCGTGGTGCCGCTGCTGTACGAGGGCCGGATTGTCGCACAGCGCCTCACCCCGGACATGATCGACCGCTGGTTCGAAAAGCTCAGCGGGGGGCTGAACGAACGGCAGCGGGCCGACCTCAAGCGGAAGTTCTCGCGCATGGACGCCCTGGCCAAGACCGACCAGGCGATTCGGGCCAAGGCGCTCGATATCTCCGAACACTTCCGGCGGTATTGGCAGGGGAGCGGCTTCAAGGCCCAGCTCGTCGCCCCGTCCAAGGCTGCGGCCGTGCGCTTCAAGGCGGCGCTCGACGCGCTCGGGCAGGTGAGCAGCGCCATCGTCATTTCGCCGCCCGACGACAATGAGGGCAACGAAGAGGTTGATTCGGCATCCCAAGACCTCGTCCGTGCGTTCTGGACGCGGATGATGGCGCAGTACGGGACGGAGGGCGAGTATAATCGCCGGATCATTGACGCCTTCAAGGGGCCGGGCGAGCCGGAAATCCTCATCGTCGTGTCCAAGCTGCTGACCGGTTTTGACGCGCCCCGCAACGCGGTGCTGTACGTGTGCAAGTCGCTGCGCGAACACACCCTGCTGCAAGCCATCGCGCGGGTGAACCGGCTGTACGAGGAGGACGGGCTTGAGAAGCAGTTCGGTTTCATCGTCGACTACGAGGGGCTGCTCGGCGAGCTGGACAAGGCGCTGTCCACCTATACCGCCTTCCAGGGGTTTGACGCGGCGGACCTGACCGGGACGCTGCACGACGTGCGGGAGCACATCCGCAGGCTGCCCCAGCTTCACGATCAGCTGTGGGACCTCTTTCGGCCGGTCAGGAACACGCGGGACATGGAGCAAGGCTGTCCGTCAGGACTTTTACGAACGGCTGCGCGCCTTTGGCCGCTGTCTGCACATTGCGCTCTCGTCGCACAAGGTGCTTGA
- a CDS encoding PIN domain-containing protein, whose translation MTLFVDTSVWSLALRRNAAPEGPQVQRLRDALQSGEAIHTTGIVLQELLQGYQGPRAGARIVERFAALPMIVPRREDHIDAAGLRNECRRHGVQVGTIDALLAQLCIRHELVMLSADRDFTHVAEWTPLRVWRAS comes from the coding sequence GTGACGCTGTTTGTAGACACCAGTGTGTGGTCACTGGCCTTGCGGCGCAATGCGGCGCCCGAAGGCCCCCAGGTGCAGCGTCTCCGGGACGCCTTGCAGAGCGGTGAAGCGATTCATACGACCGGAATCGTGCTGCAAGAATTGTTGCAAGGCTATCAGGGACCGAGGGCTGGGGCGCGGATCGTGGAGCGCTTCGCCGCCTTACCCATGATCGTTCCGAGGCGCGAGGACCACATTGACGCGGCTGGGTTGCGCAACGAGTGCCGTCGCCACGGCGTTCAGGTCGGAACCATTGACGCGCTGCTCGCCCAGCTTTGCATCCGCCACGAGCTGGTCATGTTATCGGCTGACCGAGATTTCACCCACGTTGCGGAGTGGACACCGCTTCGAGTCTGGCGCGCCTCATGA
- a CDS encoding type II toxin-antitoxin system VapB family antitoxin codes for MATNLAIDSALLNKALEVGGEKTKKATVTRALREFIARREQERLLDLFGKFDWDDEYDYKRERTRG; via the coding sequence ATGGCGACGAATCTGGCGATAGACTCGGCCCTCCTGAACAAGGCCTTGGAAGTCGGCGGCGAGAAAACGAAGAAGGCGACCGTCACCCGAGCCTTGCGGGAATTCATTGCTCGGCGAGAGCAGGAACGCTTGCTCGACTTGTTCGGGAAGTTCGACTGGGACGACGAGTACGACTACAAGCGTGAACGGACCCGCGGGTGA
- a CDS encoding DUF4263 domain-containing protein, giving the protein MPRIQVPHDPKRDGFLRVKKIRPNIAKVYFVPPEHARLDSGEVGEHRTKLLLINGKERSLTIYPIRTLYTLSLHDRFLKSKYSKVKCITLECPDSSYLDFDQTVPETSEEVRAMLQDLPSTFTKDYAYGLGLARPYYSIIDAVQSLSDCTEIVISSKRQTGITSRGRVFNIAEEDFEELRLELNKVAQHTRNAAYSVKKVAAYNILAKRLGLPTKTAKTGRHPYRKLLTAAAEGKEPLSEDDQNAVLRVVSDHAKDIAEKHPDKLAKLQSDIELVTLENLIKRYKEMLCQKLDESHWQAFFNQNPFILNQAFGYPAIKVQDQASVGGRKFSGSGGKITDFLVKNSLTNNAAIIEIKTPQAKLLNGTPYREGVYTPSVALSGSINQVLDQKYQFEGQIAQIKNNSRIYDIESYSVHCCLIIGRVPSDEDQLKSFEFFRGNSKDVEIVTFDELLKRLEQLYDFLRE; this is encoded by the coding sequence ATGCCTCGGATCCAGGTGCCCCATGATCCTAAGCGTGATGGCTTTCTGAGAGTGAAGAAGATTCGCCCTAATATCGCGAAGGTATATTTCGTCCCTCCAGAGCATGCACGCCTGGACTCGGGTGAGGTGGGCGAGCATAGGACCAAGCTATTGCTCATCAACGGTAAGGAGCGATCTCTCACGATCTATCCCATTAGAACACTCTATACTCTTAGCCTTCACGATAGATTCTTAAAATCAAAATACAGCAAGGTTAAGTGCATCACGCTTGAGTGCCCGGATAGCTCTTATCTGGATTTCGACCAAACCGTACCCGAAACATCCGAAGAGGTTCGAGCAATGTTGCAGGACCTCCCTTCGACCTTCACCAAGGACTATGCATATGGCCTTGGCCTAGCCAGGCCTTACTACTCCATTATAGACGCCGTACAATCACTCTCCGACTGCACCGAGATTGTGATTTCGAGCAAACGTCAGACCGGGATAACGTCCAGGGGCCGAGTCTTCAATATTGCCGAAGAGGATTTTGAGGAGCTGAGGTTGGAGCTAAACAAGGTCGCTCAGCACACCCGGAACGCTGCATACTCGGTCAAAAAAGTAGCCGCTTACAACATTCTGGCTAAGCGTCTCGGATTACCCACCAAGACTGCTAAGACCGGGAGGCATCCTTACCGCAAACTCTTAACGGCCGCAGCGGAAGGTAAAGAGCCTCTTTCAGAAGACGACCAAAATGCGGTACTCCGCGTGGTGAGTGACCACGCCAAGGATATTGCCGAGAAGCATCCCGACAAGCTTGCCAAGCTGCAAAGCGACATTGAGCTGGTGACGCTCGAAAACCTGATTAAGCGTTACAAAGAAATGCTCTGCCAGAAACTTGACGAAAGCCACTGGCAGGCCTTTTTCAACCAGAATCCGTTCATTCTGAATCAAGCGTTCGGTTATCCGGCCATCAAGGTCCAGGATCAGGCTTCGGTCGGTGGCCGCAAGTTTTCCGGTTCAGGCGGGAAGATCACCGATTTTCTGGTCAAGAACAGCCTGACCAACAACGCGGCGATCATAGAAATCAAGACCCCACAGGCGAAACTTCTCAATGGGACTCCGTACCGCGAAGGGGTCTACACACCGTCAGTAGCGTTATCTGGGTCAATCAACCAGGTGCTTGATCAGAAGTATCAGTTCGAGGGCCAAATCGCGCAAATTAAAAATAACAGTCGAATTTATGACATCGAGTCATACTCGGTTCACTGCTGTCTGATTATTGGGAGGGTGCCGTCAGACGAAGACCAGTTGAAGTCATTCGAGTTTTTCCGTGGAAATTCCAAGGACGTTGAAATCGTCACTTTCGATGAATTGCTAAAAAGGCTGGAACAGCTTTATGACTTCCTACGGGAATGA
- a CDS encoding restriction endonuclease subunit S, which produces MRSPELPKDWRKVPLSLLSDVQTGLAKGKRVNGSPISLPYLRVANVQDGYVDLSVIKEIAVEQAEVERYSLRDGDVLFTEGGDFDKLGRGTVWQGQITPCLHQNHIFAVRPKASLLLPEFLAYQAASGYGRRYFQLSSKQSTNLASINSTQLKEFPVLLPSLPEQRKIAEILRTWDEAIEAATKLATALNARREALRTKLITEAVLGGRPTVFGEFLTESRILGSDGASARKITVKLYGKGAVPKSDKRDGSTKTRYYRRSPGQLIYSKLDFLNGAFALVPESLRGYESSLDLPAFDISEHVNPKWLIEYLTRPAYYTAQLHLARGQRKARRIAPDDFLASPVKLPQRDRQDEIAEVLAVADREIALRETELDTLTRQKRGLMQKLLTGEWRVKVEEN; this is translated from the coding sequence GTGCGTAGCCCAGAACTTCCCAAAGATTGGCGGAAGGTTCCGCTCTCCTTGCTATCCGATGTTCAGACCGGCCTTGCCAAAGGCAAGCGCGTGAATGGTTCGCCTATTTCCCTGCCTTATCTGCGTGTTGCGAATGTCCAGGACGGGTATGTTGATCTTTCGGTAATCAAGGAAATTGCGGTCGAACAGGCTGAGGTCGAGAGGTACAGCCTTCGGGATGGCGATGTCCTGTTCACGGAGGGCGGCGACTTCGACAAGTTGGGGAGGGGAACGGTCTGGCAAGGTCAGATTACGCCCTGCTTACACCAGAATCATATTTTTGCTGTTCGTCCGAAGGCATCTTTGTTGCTGCCCGAATTTCTCGCGTATCAGGCCGCCTCCGGGTATGGACGGCGCTATTTTCAGCTCTCGTCAAAGCAGAGCACGAATCTTGCGAGTATCAATTCGACACAACTCAAGGAGTTTCCCGTTCTTCTTCCCTCGCTCCCCGAACAGCGCAAAATTGCCGAAATCCTGCGGACCTGGGACGAGGCGATTGAGGCCGCAACAAAACTTGCAACAGCGCTGAACGCCCGTCGTGAAGCGCTACGAACCAAACTGATTACTGAAGCCGTCCTCGGCGGACGGCCCACCGTTTTTGGCGAATTTCTCACAGAAAGCCGCATTCTTGGTTCAGACGGTGCGTCAGCCCGAAAGATCACGGTAAAACTCTACGGAAAGGGAGCCGTGCCAAAGAGCGACAAACGAGACGGGAGTACGAAAACCCGTTACTATCGCCGCTCTCCTGGTCAACTGATCTACAGCAAGCTTGATTTCTTGAATGGCGCGTTCGCCCTTGTTCCTGAATCGCTTCGAGGCTACGAATCGAGCTTGGACCTGCCGGCCTTCGATATCAGCGAACACGTCAACCCGAAGTGGTTAATCGAGTATCTCACGCGCCCTGCCTATTACACGGCCCAGCTTCACCTTGCCCGTGGCCAGCGCAAGGCGCGTCGGATTGCGCCAGACGATTTTCTGGCATCCCCGGTAAAACTTCCGCAGCGTGACCGACAGGATGAGATCGCAGAGGTCCTCGCCGTGGCCGACCGTGAGATTGCCCTCCGCGAAACCGAACTTGACACTCTCACGCGCCAGAAACGCGGCCTGATGCAAAAGCTGCTCACCGGCGAATGGCGGGTTAAAGTGGAGGAAAACTGA
- a CDS encoding type II toxin-antitoxin system HicB family antitoxin: MKNMTEINGYWALIQFDPGIDMFRGEFVGLNGGADFYARDIAGLKAEGEASLKVFLAMCREDGVEPGALDSAG; this comes from the coding sequence ATGAAAAACATGACGGAGATCAACGGATACTGGGCGCTCATTCAATTCGACCCCGGCATCGACATGTTCCGGGGTGAATTCGTCGGTTTGAACGGCGGGGCGGATTTCTACGCACGGGATATCGCAGGTCTGAAAGCCGAGGGCGAGGCGTCCCTCAAGGTATTTCTCGCCATGTGTCGAGAGGACGGCGTTGAACCCGGAGCGCTTGATAGTGCGGGCTGA
- a CDS encoding type I restriction-modification system subunit M: protein MTDQLTQQQVNQTAWAACDTFRGVVDAGQYKDYILVMLFLKYISDLWNDHIATYRARYGDDGARIRRRLERERFILPEGASFYDLYEQRTEANLGELINIALETIEDANRAKLEGVFRNIDFNSEANLGRVKDRNRRLKNMLEDFAKPALDLRPSRVSEDIIGECYIYLISRFASDAGKKAGEFYTPAAVSRLLAGLAAPRSGDTICDPACGSGSLLIRAAEQVGSDNYALYGQEVNGATWALARMNMFLHAKDAARVEWCDTLNSPALIEGDHLMKFDIVVANPPFSLDKWGAENAAKDQYARFWRGVPPKSKGDYGFITHMIEVARRHTGRVAVIVPHGVLFRGGAEGRIRRALIEENLLDAVVGLPANLLTTTGIPVAVLVFDRSREEGGQNATRRDVLFIDASKEFTPGKTQNVMDAAHITKVVETFRARAAVDKYSHRASPEEIAENDFNLNIPRYVDTFEPEEEIDVAALQHEIDQIEAELAEVRGRMRGYLKELGLEI, encoded by the coding sequence GTGACCGACCAGCTTACCCAGCAGCAGGTCAACCAGACCGCCTGGGCCGCCTGCGACACCTTCCGAGGGGTCGTCGATGCCGGCCAGTACAAGGACTACATCCTGGTGATGCTGTTCCTGAAGTACATTTCGGACCTGTGGAACGACCACATCGCAACCTATCGCGCGCGCTACGGAGACGACGGGGCGCGCATCCGCCGCCGGCTGGAACGCGAGCGCTTCATCCTGCCCGAGGGGGCGAGTTTCTATGACCTGTACGAACAGCGCACCGAGGCCAATCTCGGCGAACTCATCAATATCGCGCTTGAGACGATTGAGGACGCCAACCGCGCCAAGCTCGAAGGCGTGTTCCGTAACATCGACTTCAACTCCGAGGCCAATCTCGGCCGGGTCAAGGACCGCAACCGCCGGCTCAAGAATATGCTCGAAGACTTCGCCAAGCCGGCCCTTGACCTGCGCCCGTCGCGGGTGTCCGAGGACATCATCGGCGAGTGCTACATCTATCTTATCTCGCGTTTTGCCTCGGACGCCGGCAAGAAGGCCGGCGAGTTCTACACGCCGGCGGCGGTCTCCCGGCTGCTGGCCGGGCTGGCCGCGCCACGATCCGGCGACACCATCTGCGACCCGGCCTGCGGCTCGGGTTCGCTGCTGATCCGCGCCGCCGAGCAGGTCGGCTCGGACAACTACGCCCTGTACGGCCAGGAGGTGAACGGCGCGACCTGGGCGCTGGCGCGCATGAACATGTTTCTGCACGCCAAGGACGCTGCGCGCGTCGAGTGGTGCGACACCCTGAACAGCCCGGCCCTGATTGAGGGCGACCACCTGATGAAGTTCGACATCGTGGTCGCCAACCCGCCCTTTTCGCTGGACAAGTGGGGCGCGGAAAACGCGGCCAAGGACCAGTACGCGCGCTTCTGGCGCGGCGTGCCGCCCAAGTCCAAGGGCGACTACGGTTTCATCACCCACATGATCGAGGTCGCCAGGCGCCACACCGGGCGGGTGGCGGTCATCGTCCCCCACGGCGTGCTGTTTCGGGGCGGCGCCGAGGGGCGCATCCGGCGGGCGCTTATCGAAGAAAACCTGCTCGACGCCGTGGTCGGCCTGCCGGCCAACCTGTTAACCACGACCGGCATTCCGGTCGCCGTTCTGGTCTTCGACCGCTCGCGCGAGGAGGGCGGCCAGAACGCGACCCGCAGGGACGTGCTGTTCATCGACGCCAGCAAGGAGTTTACGCCCGGCAAGACCCAGAACGTCATGGACGCGGCGCATATCACCAAGGTGGTCGAGACCTTCAGGGCGCGCGCGGCCGTAGACAAGTACTCGCACCGGGCCAGCCCCGAGGAGATTGCCGAGAACGACTTCAATCTCAACATCCCCCGCTATGTGGACACCTTCGAGCCCGAGGAAGAGATTGACGTTGCCGCCCTGCAACACGAGATCGACCAGATTGAGGCCGAGTTGGCCGAAGTGCGCGGGCGTATGAGGGGTTATCTCAAGGAGCTGGGGCTTGAGATCTGA
- a CDS encoding type II toxin-antitoxin system VapC family toxin codes for MRILLDTHAFLWWLAGNERLSEAAHAAIANHENVILVSAASAWEIATKHRLGKLPEAEAVAHDVTGCIADQGFEELAISVRDGERAGRLPGPHRDPFDRMLIAQALALDLGLVSIETLFDRYGVRRIW; via the coding sequence GTGCGCATCCTGCTCGATACGCACGCCTTTCTGTGGTGGCTGGCCGGAAATGAACGCCTGTCCGAAGCCGCCCACGCCGCGATTGCTAATCACGAGAACGTCATACTTGTCAGCGCGGCGTCCGCTTGGGAAATTGCCACCAAACATCGTCTCGGCAAGCTTCCAGAGGCCGAAGCCGTGGCGCATGACGTTACCGGCTGCATCGCGGACCAGGGCTTCGAAGAACTGGCCATCTCCGTTCGTGACGGCGAACGCGCCGGGCGGCTGCCAGGTCCTCATCGCGATCCCTTCGACCGCATGTTGATCGCCCAAGCCTTGGCCCTTGACCTCGGCTTGGTTTCGATTGAGACACTCTTTGACCGGTATGGCGTCCGCCGCATCTGGTAA
- a CDS encoding type II toxin-antitoxin system Phd/YefM family antitoxin: MSAVNVHQAKTQLSRLLARVEAGEEVVIARNGKPVARLVSYEGRRGVRRFGAMKDRIAIDDRFFEPLPDDELDAWEA; this comes from the coding sequence ATGTCCGCTGTGAACGTCCACCAAGCCAAGACTCAGCTCTCGCGCCTCTTGGCACGGGTCGAGGCCGGCGAAGAGGTTGTTATTGCCCGTAATGGGAAGCCGGTTGCGCGGCTCGTCAGCTACGAGGGGCGTCGAGGCGTTCGGCGATTCGGTGCCATGAAGGATCGCATTGCGATTGACGACCGGTTCTTTGAGCCGCTCCCGGACGACGAGTTGGACGCCTGGGAGGCGTAA
- a CDS encoding Rieske 2Fe-2S domain-containing protein has translation MQQATTNGTQFETPAEINVETLVHDDKIHASLYTDPHIFEQELEKIFYRVWVFVGHDSEVPEPGDYVTRQIGRQPVLMVRDKAGAVSVFLNRCAHRGTLVCPAESGNARAFTCPYHGWTYDLSGQLTGVPFPGAYGPDFNKGDHHLPRVARCDSYRGFVFASLSPEGPSLAEHLGIASRLIDRACDLSPEGELDLSAGWVKHRYMSNWKMIPENDTDGYHLGFVHRSVLKSAGSQYQLFIGEESNNKGLLRDWGNGHTEIEFSTGYKQPFEWFGGAPDKYAAYLAQLEHSCGKAEADRRVFEGPPHALIFPNLFLAEMNIALFYPLDAEESIQWHTPMFLKGVPELNTRLLRQSEAAMGPASFLLPEDITIASRNQAGLHARQPEWLDLSRGRNREYVDEQGRIVAHFTDEVTNRAFWKHYRTLMAQV, from the coding sequence ATGCAGCAGGCCACGACCAACGGAACCCAGTTTGAGACCCCGGCCGAGATCAACGTTGAGACCCTGGTCCACGACGACAAGATCCACGCCTCGCTGTACACCGACCCGCACATCTTTGAGCAGGAACTCGAAAAAATCTTCTACCGGGTGTGGGTGTTTGTCGGCCACGACAGCGAGGTGCCCGAGCCGGGCGACTATGTGACCCGCCAGATCGGTCGCCAACCCGTGCTCATGGTCCGCGACAAAGCTGGCGCGGTGTCAGTCTTTCTCAACCGCTGTGCCCACCGCGGCACCCTGGTCTGCCCGGCCGAGTCCGGCAATGCCCGGGCCTTCACCTGTCCCTACCACGGCTGGACGTATGACCTGAGCGGCCAGCTGACCGGGGTGCCCTTCCCCGGGGCCTACGGCCCGGACTTCAACAAAGGCGACCACCATCTGCCGCGGGTGGCGCGCTGCGACAGCTACCGGGGCTTTGTGTTCGCCAGCCTGAGTCCCGAGGGGCCGTCGCTGGCAGAACACCTAGGCATCGCCAGCCGGCTCATTGACCGCGCCTGCGACCTGTCGCCCGAGGGCGAACTCGACCTGAGCGCCGGCTGGGTCAAGCACCGCTACATGTCAAACTGGAAGATGATCCCCGAGAACGACACCGACGGCTATCACCTGGGCTTTGTCCACCGCTCGGTGCTCAAATCCGCCGGCTCGCAGTATCAGCTCTTTATTGGCGAGGAGAGCAATAACAAGGGCCTGCTGCGCGACTGGGGCAACGGCCATACCGAGATCGAATTTTCTACCGGCTACAAACAGCCGTTCGAGTGGTTCGGCGGCGCCCCGGACAAATACGCCGCCTACCTGGCCCAGCTGGAGCACAGCTGCGGCAAAGCCGAGGCCGACCGACGGGTGTTCGAGGGTCCGCCCCACGCCCTGATCTTCCCCAACCTGTTTCTGGCCGAGATGAACATCGCCCTGTTTTATCCGCTCGACGCCGAGGAATCGATCCAGTGGCATACGCCCATGTTCCTCAAGGGCGTGCCCGAGCTGAACACCCGGCTGCTGCGCCAGAGTGAGGCGGCCATGGGCCCGGCGTCCTTTCTGCTGCCCGAGGACATCACCATTGCCAGCCGCAACCAGGCCGGCCTGCACGCCCGGCAGCCCGAGTGGCTCGACCTCAGCCGTGGCCGCAACCGCGAATACGTCGATGAGCAGGGCCGCATCGTGGCCCATTTCACCGATGAGGTCACCAACCGCGCCTTCTGGAAACACTACCGTACGCTCATGGCCCAGGTCTGA
- a CDS encoding TIGR03619 family F420-dependent LLM class oxidoreductase yields the protein MKFGTILPHIGPLAAGPDALDSLLSVAQQAEALGFDSLWVGDHVVLPTAIKPRYPYNDTGEFPLPAEAALLEPLTVLGFLTGVTRRVRLGPSVLVLPHRNPILTAKMFASLDVLSRGRIIFGAGIGWMEEEISLLGAPFKRRGALSDEYLRAMRELWTSPDPQFEGEFCRFSGIKCEPKPLQNPLPIWIGGHSARAMRRIVEFGDGWIAVPKSLTVFQDGMALLREAADRGGRDLNAIEIMIGLLRTTSVDEFIEAMKPYQDLGYESFMVPLPFWGTDLQSVLGQMDDFADKVGMQPV from the coding sequence ATGAAATTCGGAACCATCCTGCCCCATATCGGTCCCCTGGCAGCCGGTCCCGACGCGCTCGACAGCCTGCTCAGCGTGGCCCAGCAGGCCGAAGCGCTGGGATTTGACTCCCTGTGGGTCGGCGATCACGTTGTCCTGCCGACCGCGATCAAACCCCGCTATCCGTACAACGACACCGGCGAGTTTCCCCTGCCGGCCGAGGCCGCCCTGCTCGAACCGCTGACCGTGCTGGGCTTTCTGACCGGCGTCACCCGGCGGGTGCGGCTCGGCCCGTCGGTCCTGGTCCTGCCCCACCGCAACCCCATCCTCACCGCCAAGATGTTTGCCAGCCTCGACGTGCTGTCGCGGGGCCGGATCATTTTCGGGGCCGGCATCGGCTGGATGGAGGAGGAAATCAGCCTGCTGGGGGCGCCGTTCAAGCGCCGTGGCGCGCTGAGCGACGAATACCTGCGGGCCATGCGCGAGCTGTGGACCAGCCCCGATCCGCAGTTCGAGGGGGAGTTCTGCCGGTTCAGCGGTATCAAGTGCGAACCCAAACCGCTCCAGAACCCGCTGCCGATCTGGATTGGCGGACACTCGGCCCGGGCCATGCGGCGTATCGTCGAGTTTGGCGACGGCTGGATTGCGGTGCCCAAGAGCCTGACCGTGTTTCAGGACGGCATGGCCCTGCTGCGCGAGGCTGCGGACCGGGGCGGCCGCGACCTGAACGCCATTGAAATCATGATCGGGCTGTTGCGGACGACATCGGTTGACGAGTTCATCGAGGCGATGAAGCCCTACCAGGATTTGGGCTACGAGTCCTTCATGGTGCCCCTGCCCTTCTGGGGCACCGATCTCCAGTCGGTGCTCGGTCAGATGGACGACTTTGCCGACAAGGTCGGCATGCAGCCGGTCTGA